A single window of uncultured Tolumonas sp. DNA harbors:
- the rseP gene encoding sigma E protease regulator RseP, which translates to MSTGLWNLASFLIALIILIAVHEWGHFWVARRCGVKVLRFSLGFGKVLWNKTGQDGTEYSLSLIPLGGYVKMLDERVEAVPAELKSQAFNNQSIAKRAAIVAAGPFANFVFAVVAFWLVFLIGAPSVKPVIGEVTPSSIAYQAGLRSGMQIIRINEQTVTDWEGASYGFVSAVGQQDVNLLVESDAGLQQQIRLPLGDWKLSPDEPLPFKKLGFSPLSPEVQLELAKLTPNGAGEKAGLKVGDKIISVNQQVVTDWQNFARTIQQSPEIPLQLQVSRDSQTISVTLTPARKETKTQVIGFAGLMPVVKPLPEKYLTEVRYGPVDAIPHAIKRMAEVTKLTLDVVAKLITGAISVDNLSGPIAIAKGAGDSAGFGLVYFLGFLGLISVNLGIMNLLPLPVLDGGHLLFFGIEALLRRPVPAKVQDIAYRIGAAVLMCLMAIALFNDFTRF; encoded by the coding sequence ATGAGTACTGGATTATGGAATCTGGCGTCATTTTTGATTGCGCTCATCATTCTGATTGCTGTTCATGAATGGGGGCATTTTTGGGTCGCCCGCCGCTGTGGTGTAAAAGTACTGCGTTTTTCCCTAGGGTTTGGCAAAGTTCTATGGAATAAAACTGGGCAAGATGGAACAGAATATTCTCTGTCTCTGATCCCGCTGGGTGGTTACGTTAAAATGCTGGATGAGCGTGTAGAAGCTGTTCCGGCAGAACTCAAATCACAAGCCTTTAATAACCAGTCGATAGCTAAAAGAGCTGCAATTGTGGCGGCAGGGCCGTTTGCTAATTTTGTGTTTGCCGTGGTTGCATTTTGGCTGGTTTTTCTGATTGGAGCGCCGAGTGTTAAGCCTGTGATCGGTGAAGTTACTCCTTCATCTATTGCCTATCAGGCTGGTTTGCGCTCAGGGATGCAGATTATACGGATCAACGAACAAACCGTAACTGACTGGGAAGGTGCCAGTTATGGTTTTGTCAGTGCGGTTGGTCAGCAAGATGTAAACCTGTTAGTTGAATCAGATGCAGGTCTTCAACAACAAATCCGTTTACCATTAGGTGATTGGAAGTTAAGCCCTGATGAACCATTACCATTTAAAAAATTAGGCTTCAGCCCGTTATCCCCCGAAGTTCAACTTGAGCTGGCTAAACTCACCCCAAATGGTGCGGGAGAAAAAGCAGGCCTGAAGGTTGGCGATAAAATAATCTCGGTTAATCAACAGGTAGTTACTGACTGGCAAAATTTTGCCCGAACGATCCAACAATCACCGGAAATACCATTACAGTTGCAGGTATCACGTGATAGCCAAACGATATCTGTTACATTGACGCCCGCACGCAAAGAAACCAAAACTCAAGTCATCGGATTTGCCGGATTAATGCCTGTGGTTAAGCCACTACCGGAAAAATATCTGACTGAGGTTCGTTATGGTCCGGTCGATGCCATTCCACATGCTATAAAACGTATGGCTGAGGTTACCAAGCTGACGTTGGATGTGGTTGCAAAATTAATAACCGGGGCAATTTCGGTAGATAATTTGAGCGGTCCTATTGCGATTGCAAAAGGGGCTGGGGATAGTGCGGGATTTGGTTTAGTTTATTTCCTGGGTTTTCTGGGACTAATCAGTGTTAACCTTGGTATCATGAATTTATTACCTTTGCCGGTACTGGATGGTGGTCATTTACTGTTTTTCGGTATTGAAGCGCTATTACGTCGCCCAGTTCCCGCGAAGGTTCAGGATATTGCCTATCGGATTGGCGCAGCCGTATTGATGTGTTTGATGGCTATTGCGTTGTTCAATGATTTCACCCGTTTTTAA
- the rnhB gene encoding ribonuclease HII, translating to MSTFNYPPYQLIAGVDEVGRGPLVGDVVTAAVILDPARPISGLNDSKKLSEKKRDALFDIIRENALAFAIGRCSAAEIDEFNILQATMKAMQRAVAGLPIQPEFVLIDGNRCPALMMPSQAVVKGDSLVAEISAASILAKVTRDREMAELDLQYPQYGFAQHKGYPTVQHLAALAEHGALSVHRRSFKPVKLALGLV from the coding sequence ATGAGCACATTTAACTACCCTCCATACCAGTTAATTGCCGGTGTGGATGAAGTTGGTCGTGGTCCGCTGGTCGGGGATGTCGTCACCGCGGCGGTGATCCTTGATCCAGCCCGGCCTATCTCTGGTCTTAACGATTCCAAAAAATTATCGGAAAAAAAACGCGACGCGTTATTTGATATTATCCGCGAAAACGCCTTGGCGTTTGCCATCGGTCGTTGTTCTGCCGCTGAAATTGATGAGTTCAATATTTTGCAGGCCACAATGAAAGCCATGCAGCGCGCAGTCGCTGGATTACCTATCCAACCCGAATTTGTGCTGATTGATGGCAATCGTTGCCCTGCACTGATGATGCCTTCGCAAGCCGTGGTAAAAGGGGATAGTCTGGTTGCAGAAATTAGTGCCGCTTCTATCTTAGCTAAAGTAACTCGCGATCGCGAAATGGCAGAATTAGATCTGCAATATCCGCAATATGGTTTCGCTCAGCATAAAGGGTATCCCACAGTTCAGCATTTAGCTGCTTTGGCTGAACATGGCGCGTTATCTGTACATCGCCGTAGTTTTAAACCGGTTAAACTGGCTTTAGGCCTCGTCTAA
- the fabZ gene encoding 3-hydroxyacyl-ACP dehydratase FabZ has product MNNELNQLDIQDILQLLPHRYPFLMVDRVVHYEMSEERKVLRAIKNVSFNEPFFQGHFPEKPVFPGVLILEAMAQATGILAFRMVGKPNPGELYYFASIDNARFKRPVVPGDQLVLDVEYLKERRGIAKFTGVATVDGEVVCSAELMCAKR; this is encoded by the coding sequence TTGAACAACGAACTCAATCAGCTTGATATTCAAGATATTTTACAGCTGCTGCCTCACCGTTACCCTTTTTTGATGGTGGATCGTGTCGTTCATTATGAAATGTCAGAAGAGCGCAAAGTATTACGAGCAATTAAAAATGTTTCATTTAATGAACCATTTTTTCAAGGACACTTTCCGGAAAAGCCAGTATTCCCAGGTGTTTTGATTCTGGAAGCAATGGCTCAGGCTACCGGTATTCTGGCTTTCCGTATGGTCGGTAAACCAAATCCAGGCGAATTGTATTATTTTGCATCGATCGACAATGCACGTTTCAAACGTCCTGTTGTGCCAGGAGATCAATTGGTGCTGGATGTTGAATACCTGAAAGAACGCCGTGGTATTGCCAAATTTACAGGTGTCGCCACAGTAGATGGTGAGGTCGTTTGTTCAGCCGAACTCATGTGCGCCAAACGTTGA
- the ispC gene encoding 1-deoxy-D-xylulose-5-phosphate reductoisomerase, whose protein sequence is MQYLTILGSTGSIGRSTLDIVRRHPERFAVTALTANKDVTQMVLNCLEFRPSFAVMADEASALLLRNALASHGLTVEVLSGSNALCQVAAHSSVDIVMAAIVGAAGLLPAMAAIEQGKTVLLANKEALVMSGRLFMDAAQRYGAHILPVDSEHNAIFQCLPKDAQSTLGRCDLLAAGVDKILLTGSGGPFRYTPLDEMSFVTPEQAVTHPNWSMGRKISVDSATMMNKGLEFIEAKWLFNAAPEQIQVIIHPQSVIHSMVQYRDGSVLAQMGQPDMRTPIAHALGFPERVASGVGALDFSRIGELSFLPVDFTRYPCLKLAIEACWAGQGATTALNAANEIAVEAFLDGNVGFTDIYRVVAEVLAGLKHDNVHDLETILMIDSEARQAACQQIARLVA, encoded by the coding sequence ATGCAGTATTTGACCATCCTCGGATCTACTGGGTCGATAGGTCGCAGTACGCTGGATATCGTACGCCGACATCCTGAACGATTTGCCGTAACTGCATTAACAGCTAATAAAGACGTAACACAAATGGTGTTAAATTGTCTGGAATTTCGTCCGTCTTTTGCGGTCATGGCCGATGAAGCATCAGCTTTGTTATTGAGAAACGCTTTAGCTTCTCACGGCTTGACCGTAGAGGTACTGTCGGGTAGTAATGCATTGTGCCAAGTTGCAGCGCATTCATCCGTTGATATTGTTATGGCCGCCATTGTTGGCGCTGCGGGTTTGTTGCCCGCTATGGCTGCTATCGAACAAGGAAAGACGGTCCTGCTGGCCAATAAAGAAGCCTTGGTCATGTCGGGTCGCCTTTTTATGGATGCAGCACAACGTTATGGTGCACATATACTGCCTGTTGATAGTGAACATAATGCTATTTTCCAATGTTTACCTAAAGATGCCCAATCAACATTAGGTCGTTGTGATTTACTGGCTGCCGGCGTTGATAAAATTCTCTTAACAGGTTCTGGTGGCCCATTTCGCTATACACCATTGGATGAAATGAGTTTTGTTACTCCAGAACAAGCTGTTACGCATCCGAATTGGTCGATGGGGCGTAAAATATCTGTCGATTCTGCAACCATGATGAACAAAGGGCTGGAGTTTATTGAAGCCAAATGGTTGTTTAATGCCGCACCAGAGCAAATTCAGGTCATCATTCACCCGCAGTCCGTTATTCATTCAATGGTGCAATACCGCGATGGTTCGGTACTTGCACAAATGGGGCAACCCGATATGCGTACTCCTATTGCGCATGCACTCGGTTTTCCCGAGCGTGTAGCCTCCGGTGTTGGTGCTCTGGATTTCTCCCGTATTGGTGAACTTTCTTTTTTACCTGTTGATTTCACTCGTTATCCCTGTCTTAAATTAGCCATTGAAGCTTGTTGGGCCGGGCAGGGTGCGACAACGGCACTGAATGCAGCGAATGAAATTGCCGTTGAAGCTTTTCTTGACGGTAATGTTGGTTTTACTGATATTTATCGTGTCGTTGCTGAGGTGCTTGCCGGATTAAAACATGACAATGTTCATGATTTAGAGACCATCCTGATGATTGATTCTGAAGCCAGACAAGCTGCCTGTCAGCAAATTGCGAGGTTAGTTGCATGA
- a CDS encoding OmpH family outer membrane protein yields MMRVAALSIAMLSLGSAASVQAADANIAVVDIGKVLREIPQRKAIESKLKTEFDSRVRDMQRMESDGQALAAKLKKNESFMSADERTKSQRKLAELQADFNLKGQALQEDQRRRFNEEQQKVFEKIQTSVESIAKSDGYDMVLNRQAVVYTNDKNDISAKVIQQVSKGN; encoded by the coding sequence ATGATGCGTGTTGCTGCTTTATCTATCGCTATGCTGTCTTTGGGTTCTGCGGCATCAGTTCAGGCTGCTGATGCAAATATTGCTGTAGTGGATATTGGCAAAGTTTTACGTGAAATTCCGCAGCGTAAGGCGATTGAAAGCAAGCTGAAAACTGAATTTGATTCTCGCGTACGTGACATGCAACGTATGGAAAGCGATGGTCAGGCTTTAGCGGCTAAGCTGAAAAAAAATGAATCATTTATGAGCGCTGATGAACGTACTAAATCACAACGTAAACTGGCTGAATTGCAGGCTGATTTTAATCTGAAAGGCCAAGCTTTACAGGAAGATCAACGTCGTCGTTTTAATGAAGAACAACAAAAAGTCTTCGAAAAAATTCAGACCAGCGTTGAATCGATTGCAAAATCAGACGGATATGACATGGTGCTGAATCGTCAGGCTGTAGTATATACCAATGATAAAAATGACATTTCAGCTAAAGTGATCCAACAAGTTAGTAAAGGCAACTAA
- the lpxD gene encoding UDP-3-O-(3-hydroxymyristoyl)glucosamine N-acyltransferase, whose translation MTITLEQLAQHLGAELHGDANVVIQRIANLETAQTGEISFLSDSKYQKHLSVTQASAVLLREADLAACQTNALVVKDPYVGFARVAQLLDTTPAPAVSIHSTAVIADDAVLGTNVAIGANAVIESGVVLGDGVIIGAGCFVGQNSKLGAKTKLWANVTIYHNVQIGSDCLIQSGTVIGADGFGYANERGEWIKIPQLGGVIIGNRVEIGANTCIDRGAIDNTRIADNVIIDNLCQIAHNVEIGYGTAIAGAATFAGSTKIGKYCIIGGASVFNGHIEICDQVTVTGMAMVMRSITEPGLYSSGIPAQSNKEWRKTAARTLHIDDMYKRLSNIEKLLAKQEQK comes from the coding sequence ATGACCATCACCCTGGAACAACTCGCTCAGCATTTGGGTGCGGAACTGCATGGCGATGCCAATGTGGTAATCCAGCGTATAGCAAATCTGGAAACCGCTCAGACTGGCGAGATCAGTTTTTTATCTGACAGTAAATATCAAAAGCATCTGTCAGTGACTCAAGCCAGTGCGGTTTTGCTTCGAGAAGCTGATTTGGCTGCGTGTCAAACAAATGCGCTGGTAGTGAAAGATCCCTACGTTGGCTTTGCCCGTGTAGCTCAGCTGTTAGATACCACACCTGCTCCAGCTGTGAGCATACATTCGACAGCGGTCATTGCTGACGATGCTGTGTTGGGAACAAATGTCGCGATTGGTGCCAATGCAGTTATTGAGTCAGGGGTTGTTCTGGGTGATGGCGTTATTATTGGTGCAGGTTGTTTTGTTGGCCAAAACAGTAAGTTAGGTGCCAAAACTAAGTTATGGGCCAATGTTACTATCTATCACAACGTACAAATTGGTAGTGATTGCCTGATCCAGTCAGGTACGGTGATTGGGGCTGATGGTTTTGGTTACGCAAATGAGCGTGGCGAATGGATAAAAATTCCACAATTGGGTGGTGTGATCATCGGTAATCGGGTCGAAATTGGCGCCAATACCTGCATTGATCGCGGTGCTATTGATAATACCCGAATTGCCGATAATGTGATTATCGACAATTTATGCCAGATTGCGCATAACGTTGAAATCGGTTACGGCACAGCTATTGCGGGTGCAGCTACATTTGCCGGTAGTACCAAGATAGGCAAATATTGTATCATAGGCGGAGCTTCCGTCTTTAATGGTCATATTGAAATTTGTGATCAGGTTACGGTCACTGGTATGGCCATGGTCATGCGCTCTATTACGGAGCCTGGGTTATACTCTTCCGGTATACCTGCTCAATCCAATAAAGAATGGCGAAAAACCGCAGCGCGTACATTACACATCGATGATATGTATAAGCGTCTGTCCAATATTGAGAAATTGCTCGCTAAGCAAGAACAAAAGTAA
- the lpxA gene encoding acyl-ACP--UDP-N-acetylglucosamine O-acyltransferase, whose protein sequence is MIDPSAKIHTSAIVHPNAVIGANVEIGAFTCVDDEVEIGEGTWVGSHVVIKGPTKIGRNNKIYQFASIGEDCQDKKYAGERTFLEIGDANVIREHCTFHRGTVQDQCLTKVGSRNLFMVNVHVAHDCMIGDDCIFANNATLAGHVHIGDWVIFGGLAAIHQFGRVGSHAFIAGMAALNKDVPPYVMAAGHYATPFGINSEGLRRRGFSAEAISAVKRAYKELYRSGKTLDEVMPVLEAMAQDEPAVAPFVEFLKKNERGIIRP, encoded by the coding sequence GTGATCGATCCTAGCGCTAAAATTCATACTTCAGCGATTGTTCATCCAAACGCAGTCATTGGTGCCAATGTAGAAATTGGTGCCTTCACTTGTGTTGACGATGAAGTTGAGATCGGCGAAGGCACATGGGTTGGTTCTCATGTGGTCATTAAAGGGCCAACTAAAATTGGCCGTAATAATAAGATTTATCAGTTTGCCTCCATTGGTGAAGATTGCCAGGACAAGAAATATGCCGGTGAGCGTACTTTTCTGGAGATTGGTGACGCTAATGTGATCCGCGAACACTGCACATTCCATCGTGGCACAGTGCAGGATCAATGCTTGACCAAAGTCGGCAGTCGTAACCTGTTCATGGTTAATGTACACGTTGCGCATGATTGTATGATCGGGGATGACTGTATTTTTGCCAATAACGCAACACTGGCGGGTCATGTTCACATCGGTGATTGGGTGATCTTTGGTGGTTTAGCGGCTATTCATCAATTTGGCCGTGTGGGTTCTCATGCGTTCATTGCTGGTATGGCGGCTCTGAACAAAGATGTGCCACCGTATGTCATGGCTGCAGGCCATTATGCAACACCATTTGGTATCAATAGCGAAGGGTTGCGCCGTCGTGGTTTCTCTGCAGAAGCGATTTCTGCGGTAAAACGGGCATACAAAGAGCTTTATCGTAGTGGCAAGACACTGGATGAAGTGATGCCTGTGCTGGAAGCTATGGCGCAGGATGAACCGGCTGTTGCTCCTTTTGTTGAATTCCTGAAAAAGAATGAGCGTGGCATCATTCGCCCTTGA
- the lpxB gene encoding lipid-A-disaccharide synthase, producing the protein MKRPLRIGIIAGEVSGDILAAGLMRQFKQLHPDCEFVGIAGPRMQELGIETLFEMEELSVMGLVEVLGRLPRLLQVRRQIIRYFKENPPDIFIGVDAPDFNIGVELKLKQAGIKTIHYVSPSVWAWRQSRIHKIKAATDMVLAFLPFEKAFYDQHNAPCRFVGHTMADAIPLTSPVAPARELLGLKLDAPVLAVLPGSRGGEVEMLAPPFLQACQLLRAQYPTLQFVVPLVNARRRQQFESIKQQIAPELPMTLVDGQARQVMTSADVILLASGTATLEAMLVKRPMVVAYKVKPFTFWIGEKLVKIRTFSLPNLLAGRKLVPELIQPDCTPDKLATAVSGYLQQDNQALLNEFTHLHELIRCDADQQAAQAVLDVLQGRI; encoded by the coding sequence ATCAAGCGGCCGTTGCGTATAGGAATTATCGCCGGAGAAGTTTCCGGCGATATTCTTGCTGCGGGTCTGATGCGTCAATTCAAACAACTCCATCCTGATTGTGAATTTGTCGGTATTGCTGGTCCGCGTATGCAGGAACTTGGTATCGAGACCTTGTTCGAGATGGAAGAGCTTTCGGTGATGGGTCTGGTGGAAGTACTGGGCCGCTTGCCAAGATTGTTGCAAGTTCGTCGGCAAATCATTCGTTATTTTAAAGAAAACCCACCGGATATTTTTATTGGTGTTGATGCACCGGATTTTAATATCGGCGTTGAGTTGAAGCTCAAACAAGCGGGTATCAAAACCATCCATTACGTTAGCCCATCAGTCTGGGCATGGCGGCAGAGCCGGATCCACAAGATCAAAGCGGCGACTGATATGGTGCTGGCGTTTTTGCCGTTTGAAAAAGCATTTTATGATCAACATAACGCACCATGCCGATTTGTTGGTCATACCATGGCGGATGCCATTCCTCTGACTTCACCAGTTGCTCCGGCAAGAGAGTTGTTGGGGTTGAAACTCGATGCCCCCGTATTGGCGGTATTGCCCGGTAGTCGCGGTGGTGAAGTGGAAATGCTGGCGCCGCCATTTTTACAAGCTTGCCAGCTATTGCGTGCGCAATATCCAACATTGCAATTTGTAGTGCCATTGGTTAACGCGCGGCGTCGTCAGCAATTTGAAAGCATTAAACAGCAAATCGCGCCTGAATTACCGATGACGTTGGTGGATGGGCAAGCAAGACAAGTCATGACATCAGCAGATGTTATTTTATTGGCATCGGGCACAGCAACACTGGAAGCCATGCTGGTGAAACGTCCGATGGTGGTCGCTTATAAAGTAAAACCATTCACATTTTGGATTGGTGAAAAGTTAGTAAAAATCCGCACCTTTTCTTTACCTAATTTATTAGCGGGTCGAAAATTAGTGCCTGAACTGATCCAGCCTGATTGTACGCCTGATAAATTAGCCACGGCGGTTAGCGGTTATCTGCAACAAGATAATCAGGCATTACTAAACGAATTTACCCATTTGCATGAATTGATCCGCTGTGATGCGGATCAACAAGCGGCACAAGCTGTTCTCGACGTATTACAAGGGCGTATATGA
- the bamA gene encoding outer membrane protein assembly factor BamA: MAVNKVLAASCLLACSVIGQAQAADAFTVKDIRIEGLQRVTLGAALLNLPIRVGDKLDSNASANAVKRLYSTGNFDDIKMSRDGDVLVVQVKERPTISQIEFEGNKDIKEDQLKQTLESSGVRVGDALDRTMLRSLEKSLEDFYYGVGKYSAKVQAIATPLPRNRVNLKFKFIEGVSAKIQQINIVGNTKFPEEKLIAQLSLRDDVPWWNFMADQKYQKQKLEADIETLRSFYMNRGYARFKVNSTQVSMTPDRKGLYVTLNIHEGEQYTVNNIDLKGNLEGHSGEMRTLIPLEKGAMYSAADVTHTEEVLSKYLGRFGYAYPKVNTYPTMNDETKQVDLNINVEPGPRVYVRRINITGNQVTKDEVLRRELRQMEGTWLSGDKIESSKSRLEKLGYFEKVDIQPHRIPGHEDQADLDVDVKERSVGSINGGVGYGTESGVSFQAGISQDNFFGSGNKGAINFETNKYSKNVELSFTDPYFTVDGVSLGGKVYYNKFTAGDANLVDYDNETVGTKATLGYPLDELNTLEYGLGYEHNKLSQTTNYAQINKFWFINSIDVTEDGHAIFNDYDVSLTWTRNNLDKGMFPTQGNRQQTSGKITVPGSDLQFYKVSFEDAHYYPFDRDHQWVVSGRFKTAYGNGYGQKNGYNQVLPFFENYYAGGSQWMRGFQSNSVGPRGIQLDRTIVSGSVVYPEDKSIGGNAIAVASAELIVPTPFISDTYRNQLRTTVFYDVGTVWDTTFNDSIYTCGYACDRYYDYSSPSNLRMSVGMSLQWLSPMGPLVFSFAKPVKKMPGDKTEVFNFNIGRTF, from the coding sequence ATGGCGGTAAATAAAGTTTTGGCTGCATCGTGCCTGTTGGCATGCAGTGTAATTGGACAGGCTCAGGCGGCTGATGCCTTTACGGTAAAAGACATCCGTATTGAAGGATTGCAGCGTGTTACTTTGGGTGCTGCATTATTGAATTTACCTATTCGTGTTGGTGATAAACTGGATAGTAATGCCAGTGCAAATGCGGTTAAACGGCTCTATTCAACAGGTAACTTTGACGATATTAAAATGTCACGCGATGGTGATGTTTTGGTTGTGCAAGTTAAAGAACGCCCAACAATTAGTCAGATAGAGTTTGAAGGCAATAAAGACATTAAAGAAGACCAGCTGAAACAAACACTGGAATCCAGTGGTGTTCGTGTTGGCGATGCCTTAGATCGAACTATGCTTCGATCACTCGAAAAATCTTTGGAAGACTTTTATTATGGCGTGGGTAAATACTCAGCCAAAGTACAGGCTATTGCGACACCGTTGCCTCGTAATCGTGTAAACCTGAAATTCAAATTTATCGAAGGTGTTTCTGCTAAGATCCAGCAGATCAACATTGTCGGTAATACCAAATTCCCAGAAGAAAAACTGATTGCTCAGCTGTCTCTGCGTGATGATGTGCCATGGTGGAACTTCATGGCCGATCAGAAATATCAGAAGCAGAAACTGGAAGCCGACATCGAAACACTGCGTTCTTTTTATATGAACCGTGGTTATGCCCGATTCAAAGTGAATTCAACGCAAGTCTCAATGACACCAGACCGCAAGGGTTTGTACGTTACGTTGAATATTCATGAAGGTGAACAATACACGGTTAACAATATTGATCTGAAAGGTAATCTTGAAGGTCATAGTGGTGAAATGCGCACACTGATTCCGTTGGAAAAGGGTGCTATGTACTCAGCTGCAGATGTGACGCATACCGAAGAGGTTTTGTCTAAATATCTCGGTCGTTTTGGTTATGCATATCCGAAAGTAAATACCTACCCAACGATGAACGATGAGACGAAACAAGTTGATTTGAACATCAATGTGGAACCGGGCCCTCGCGTCTATGTGCGCCGAATTAACATTACGGGTAACCAAGTCACCAAAGATGAAGTATTACGCCGCGAACTGCGTCAAATGGAAGGGACTTGGTTATCTGGCGATAAAATTGAAAGTTCAAAATCTCGCTTAGAAAAACTGGGCTATTTTGAAAAAGTCGATATTCAACCACATCGTATTCCAGGACATGAAGATCAAGCTGACCTTGATGTCGATGTCAAAGAACGCTCAGTTGGCTCTATCAACGGTGGTGTTGGTTATGGCACTGAATCTGGTGTTAGCTTCCAAGCCGGTATTTCACAAGACAACTTCTTTGGTTCCGGTAATAAAGGTGCGATTAATTTCGAAACCAATAAGTACAGCAAGAATGTTGAGCTGAGTTTTACTGATCCTTATTTCACCGTAGATGGTGTTAGCCTCGGCGGTAAAGTCTATTACAACAAGTTTACTGCTGGTGACGCTAATCTGGTTGACTATGATAATGAAACTGTTGGTACTAAAGCGACGTTAGGTTATCCATTGGATGAACTGAATACTCTTGAGTATGGTCTGGGTTATGAACATAACAAACTATCCCAAACAACCAACTATGCACAAATCAACAAATTCTGGTTTATCAATTCGATTGATGTAACAGAAGATGGTCATGCCATATTCAATGATTATGATGTGTCACTGACTTGGACGCGCAATAATTTAGATAAAGGTATGTTCCCGACACAGGGTAACCGCCAACAAACCTCAGGTAAGATCACAGTGCCTGGTTCTGACTTGCAGTTTTATAAAGTCAGCTTTGAAGATGCACATTATTATCCATTTGATCGTGATCATCAGTGGGTTGTTTCTGGCCGGTTCAAAACGGCCTATGGTAATGGTTATGGTCAGAAGAATGGCTACAACCAGGTTCTGCCATTCTTTGAAAATTATTACGCCGGTGGTAGTCAATGGATGCGCGGCTTCCAGTCTAACTCTGTTGGGCCAAGAGGCATTCAGTTAGACCGTACTATTGTGAGTGGTTCGGTTGTTTATCCAGAAGATAAATCTATCGGTGGTAATGCTATTGCTGTTGCCTCGGCGGAATTGATTGTGCCAACGCCGTTCATCAGTGACACATATCGAAATCAATTGCGAACTACCGTATTCTACGACGTGGGTACTGTGTGGGATACAACGTTCAATGACAGTATTTATACCTGTGGTTATGCTTGTGATCGTTATTACGACTACTCTAGCCCATCAAATCTCCGCATGTCTGTAGGTATGTCATTACAGTGGTTGTCTCCAATGGGACCACTGGTGTTCTCGTTTGCCAAACCGGTGAAGAAAATGCCGGGCGACAAAACTGAAGTCTTTAACTTTAATATCGGACGCACATTCTAA